The following is a genomic window from Falco cherrug isolate bFalChe1 chromosome 9, bFalChe1.pri, whole genome shotgun sequence.
CCTGACTGCACGGAGAGGTACAGCCCAGTGCAGCTCCTGCCATGGGCATAGCCTGCGTTGGGGCTGGAGCAAGGTGCTGCGGACCCCGCGCTGCCCCATAGCTCTGGGCTCGTTTGTGGGGGCTTTGGCGTGGTGCATGACCAGTGGTGACTCACTGGGATGTGACCTCTTGTGTTCCCAGCTCCTGTTTCAACGGTGGGACCTGTGTGGATGGCATCAACACCTTCACCTGTGTCTGTCTGCCTGGCTTCACGGGCAGCTACTGCGAGCATGACATCAACGAGTGTGACTCCAAGCCATGCCTGAATGGGGGCACGTGTCAGGACAGCTACGGGACGTACAAGTGCACTTGTCCCCAGGGATACACTGGGCTCAACTGCCAGGTAGAGAAGCCTTGGGCTGTCAGCCACGTGCCCCAGTCTGTGCATGCTGGCTGTGGAGATTTGGGGGGTCACTCCAATTTCCACTCCTGCAGAAGCCCTGCTGGGTCCTGACCCCCATCTCttgctctgctctccccagaACCTGGTGCGCTGGTGTGAGTCCTCTCCCTGCAAAAACGGAGGCAAGTGCTGGCAGACCAACAACCTGTACCGCTGCGAGTGCAACAGCGGATGGACAGGGGTCTACTGCGATGTCCCCAGTGTCTCCTGCGAGGTGGCTGCTAAGCAGCAAGGTAAGTACCCACCATGTGTATGGCCCTGCAGGGCCAGGGTGGGGTCCCCACATgccccctgtgctgggctctgAGCAGGGTCATGCTGAGTTCTCTTGGTGGGGATCTTTGGTACAACCAGCACAATCTCAAGGATTGCTGTGATGTGCACCCCCCGAGGCTGTGGTCCCAGCTGCGATCCCCAGTGGGACGTGCGGCGGCCGGGACATGGCCCTGCGGTGCGTGGTTGTCGCCAAGGTCCCCGTGTCTCACTCTGCTCTCCCTGGCAGGTATCGATGTAGCACATCTCTGCAGGAATTCAGGGCTCTGTGTGGACACTGGCAACACTCACTTCTGTCGCTGCCAGGCCGGCTACACTGGCAGCTACTGCGAGGAGCAGGTGGACGAGTGCTCCCCCAACCCCTGCCAGAACGGAGCCACCTGCACAGACTACCTGGGAGGCTATTCCTGTGAGGTGGGTGCCATGGAGGGCAGGGATGCACAGTTACTGCCTTCCTGCTGCCAAGGAGCtggcccagctgcaggctggctcAGTGCCCCTCGCCTGAGTTGAAGGCtggggtgctggctgtgctcctgcagccacaTGGGAATTGAGTGAACCTCTCTGACAGttcccctcttccctttttttagtGTGTGGCTGGTTATCATGGAGTTAACTGCTCAGAGGAGATCAATGAGTGCTTGTCCCACCCATGCCAGAATGGAGGAACCTGCATCGATCTCATCAATACCTACAAATGCTCCTGCCCCAGAGGAACTCAAGGTAAATTAattccccaggctggggcatTAGCGGGCTGAGTGCAGATATCCTCGCTATCTGCTCATTAGCTGCTTGGGCTAGCAGAAGCAAATGCAAGGGTAGAGGTTTGTGTTTGCTTGCGAGCTTAGCCATCAAGGCCATGCAACCTTGGATGCGAGCTGCGTGGTGCTGCGCAGTGCTGCACGGTGCTGCGTGCCTCCTGCCAGAGCGGCGGCTCAGACTGCCATTGAATTGGTCAGGCTCAGCCCCTTCGCAGGGAAGGTTCACACAAGGGACCACCAGGCACCCCGATACTGTTTGATGAGCTGTGTGGGTTGTTCCCCCGTTTCTCTAGGGGTGCACTGTGAGATCAATGTGGATGACTGCAGCCCTTTCTTTGATCCTGTCACCCTGGGGCCCAAGTGCTTTAACAATGGCAAGTGCACGGATCGGGTAGGTGGCTACAGCTGCATCTGCCCCCCTGGCTTTGTAGGGGAGCGCTGCGAGGGAGACGTCAACGAGTGCCTGTCCAACCCCTGCGACGCCCGCGGCACCCAGAACTGCGTGCAGCGGGTCAATGACTACAAATGCGAGTGCCGACCTGGCTATGCAGGTGAGCGCTGCACCCCCTGCCACtctcagcacccagccctgcaccccccagccaccccaagCATCTCGCACGCCTTCCTCTGCTCCTCACGCGCTCTTCTCCCTCGGCAGGCCGTCGCTGTGACACCGTGGTGGATGGATGTAAAGGCAAACCCTGCAGAAACGGTGGAACGTGCGCAGTTGCCAGCAACACTGGCCGTGGCTTCATCTGCAAATGCCCCCCGGTAGGTacctgctcctctcctgctctgAATGTGGGATGTTGCACATCAGTCCCTTGTGCAGAGGTGCAGTCAAGGGGCCCGTTTCGCCCCTgaggctgccctggctgggatAGCTGGGGGTAAGTGCAGAGGGGAAGATGCTTTGCTGTGGGTGTTCACCGGAGGGAGGTATATCCATCTATGCATACCCTCCTCACTTGCAAGGAGGCTTGGTTAGGGTCAGGGAGAAGGAGGTGGCGCAGCCAGTATGATACATGGCTCTGTAGGACAGACTCTTGTCGGGCTGACCATTATTTGCGCCACATAAAGGTGGAGCAGGCAGCTATGGAGAACAGCTCACTTCATTTTTAGGGAGACGCTCTAAAGGGGTTTACATTCTAGATGATTCTTGCCCATCACTAGTTTCAGAGGACGTGCCAGAGCCATTACCTGATTGATTCACTGGGTCTGTGCCGCGTTTCCCAGAACACACACGTGTGTTAGGCTGCTCATAGGACAGCGTCAGTGATTCTGACTCCCTCCTTGCTGTCACCTCCCCAGGGATTCGTGGGTGCCACCTGTGAGAACGACTCCCGCACCTGTGGGAACCTGCACTGCCTGAATGGTGGCACCTGCATCTCCATCCACAAGAGCTCCAAGTGCATGTGCATGCCAGCCTTCACGGGTCCCGAGTGCCAGTACCCggccagcagcccctgcacaTCCAACCCCTGCTACAATGGGGGCACCTGCGAGTTCTTCAGTGATGCCTCCCCCTACTACCGGTGCAACTGCCCTGCCAACTTCAACGGCCTCAACTGCCACATCCTGGACTTCGATTTCCAAGGTGGGATTGGGCAGGACATCATCCCACCCAAAATTGAGGAGAAGTGCGAGATTGCAGTTTGCGCAGGGTATGCTGGCAACAAGATCTGCGATGGGAAATGCAACAACCATGCCTGCGGCTGGGACGGGGGCGACTGCTCCCTCAATTTTAACGACCCCTGGAAGAACTGCTCCCAgtctctgcagtgctggaagtACTTCAACGATGGCAAGTGCGACTCTCAGTGCAATAACGCTGGCTGCCTGTACGATGGATTTGACTGCCAGAAATACGAAGGGCAGTGCAAGTAAGTGACTTGCTCATTGacacttttgttttaaagccaTGAGCTCTGTGCTGATCGTTGGGGTGTTTCCTGGTTGCATCTGCTAAAGCTCCTAGCTGCAGACCTGTTGTTCACTCTCTACATTCTGTTCTGctgcctgtggggctgcagctcaAGCAACCCCACTTCCCAGTGGTCTTACTGAATTTATAAACATTTGAGAGCTTTCTGCGTTTGGTTCATTCCAGATGTCTTCCCTGTCCTTGCCCGTATCATGCCACAGAAGTGAATTCTCCAATTCCCAGTAGTAAAACAGTGAGTTTCAGCATAGGGAAACCCCAGATGGAAGAGCAGCCAGAAAACATAATGATGTTAACATCCAGGCATTTACCGAACATTGCCTTTGGCAACAGCAGCAACTTGAATCCCAGATTCCTGGACCAGCTCTCAGTAATTATTCTGTGTCCCCATGTCTTCTCTGAGTCACAGTAATTTGTCCCTTTTCCTGGCATCTGTATTCCAACTTATAATTTAACAGTGCCTATCTTTCACCTGCAGAGGTGAATGCTTCAACAACGCTGTGTGAAACAGTTGCCTTCTGTGTAAACTGGCTTAATGTCTATCAGGATGAAGAATATTTATACAAAAGAGAGGTCCTTGTGGACCACCACTTATTTTCTCAGCAGACAGGTAATGCACACAGTACTTAGTCTaattctttcctctgcctttctttgccCAGCCCTCTGTATGATCAGTACTGCAAAGATCACTTCTCAGATGGTCACTGTGACCAGGGCTGCAATAACTTTGAGTGcgaatgggatgggctggacTGCGCAAACAACATGCCAGAGAAGCTTGCAGATGGCAcgctggtggtggtggtcctgATCACTCCTGAGAACCTGAAGAACAACTCTTTCAACTTCCTGCGGGAGCTGAGCCGCGTGCTGCACACCAACGTGGTCTTCAAGAAGAACCCCAAGGGAGAGTATATGATCTTTCCATACTATGGCAATGAGGAGGAGCTGAAGAAGCACTACATCAAGAGGTCAACAGAGGACTGGTCAGATATGTCTAGTGCCATCATCAACAAAGTAAAGAGCAGCATCTACTCCAGGGCTggcagaaggcagaagagagaGCTTGATCAGATGGACATCAGAGGGTAAGAGGGACCGATGGGTTCCTTTTTTACTGagcagcatttgttttctgtgttgatAATAGTAACACGCAATAAAGGGAAGGATGTAGGCCAGATAATTGTATTTAGATGTTGCTTTCTGTGTGAATAGAAACCGGATTTTGCTCTCATGTGGGAAAGTCGACTGATCGCTCAGGAATCCCTGATACAATGCTGCACCGACTCTCACGATTGAAGGAGTCCTGTGTATTGTtgggagccagggctgggctgggtgggacCTGGAAGCAGAGGTTGGCCTGACTGACTGTCTGACTTCAGGAAGTCATTAAGTTAAGCCTCAGTTTCTCCCTGGGAAATGCTTTCTAGAGCTTTGTTGTAAAACTCAATTACTGCAAACTGTGCGTGGAGATCTTTGATATAAACATACAGATCTAACCTTCTCCCTCTCTGTGGGCTCAATCAAAAGCCACCAAAAGGAACGGAGTTAGAGCAGCAAAACTGATGTGAAAAGATCTGAAGGCTCCCAAACAGCATTATTTAAGATACTGGAGAGTTTGggtgattttaaaacattgtgaAGGAGAGACTCCCTTCCATTCCTGTAGATGGGGAGTTAGATTTCACAGCATTCATCGAGGCAAATCCAGTAGACCATGAGGGTGAGCTGCAGGGCTTGGGCCACAGGGAAGCGAGGAGATGGGTTCCCCACTTTCTAATTCCCACTGATGGGGGCTTAAAGAGGGAAGGGAGACAGGGCTCGACTGTCTTCGTGGTGTGGTCATTGCTCCACACAGATCCATCGTCTCATTGACTCTTCTCTCGCACAGATCCATCGTCTACTTGGAAATTGATAACCGCCAGTGCATCCAGTCGTCTTCGCAGTGCTTCCAGAGTGCAACTGATGTGGCAGCGTTCCTGGGTGCCTTGGCCTCCCTTGGCAACCTGAACATACCCTACAAAATAGAAGCCGTTAAAAGTAAGTATGGTTGGTCAGCTGGGGAGGAGACAGCCAAAACTTCTCAGCTTTATCCATGTTTAGTTATCTGTCAGCTGGCTGCATTTGAGCACAGTCTGTTTTTTATAACCTTGCATCTTTTTTTGGTTCTTTAagtctgttcttaaaaaaaaaacaaaaatatttttgcttatttcaggtttatttcaaaatcattatCACtataaaagttattaaaaaaaaaaaaaagaaaagaaaaagaaaacccaaccagCTCCAATCAATCAGTGACATGCAAGGAGTTGAAGTTTGTATCTTCAAAATCCCCCCTAAATCCTTTTGTCTTAACAGCTCAATGCAAGCGCAATGATTTGAAGTTTGTTAATCCTTTTccttaaaggagaaaaaagtgaAGCTGTCTCCTGATGCAGGCTGGCTTGTGCAGCCGAGAATTTGCCGATAGTTTGCAATTCTGATTAATAGCGTATAAAATGACCTTATTTTGGGGGGGCTGATTTAGATCAGACTTAGGTACCTCTATTAActaattttgcttcatttccacTCTGTCACTGGTTTGCTATGCAGCTTAATGTCTCAGCATCTCTTTGTGCCCCACTGTTTTGTAGGTGAAACAGCTGAGCCCACGAAGAACTCCCAGCTGTATCCTATGTACGTGGTGGTGGCTGCGCTGgtcttgcttgctttcattGGATTGGGAGTGCTGGTGTCTCGTAAGCGGCGCAGGGAGCATGGGCAGCTTTGGTTCCCAGAAGGCTTCAAAGTGACAGAGTCGAGCAAGAAGAAGCGACGAGAACCACTTGGGGAGGATTCTGTTGGACTGAAGTGAGTAATTTGCTTGCTAACCCATTAAACAcagtgcagcagggctgctcggGGCTCTTCTGCAAGAACCCATCGGAGTTCTGTTCTCCAGTGCATCGTACTGGTGTagtggggaggagaaaaatgagGTTTCTTAAAGTTCTGCATGGGGAAAACAGTGTTCCCATCTGGAGGAGGTTTTTAAATGCTTCGTGATCCGTTTGCATTTGgtaaaaaatgaaaggcaacCTGAGGGGAACCTCCTGGAAATTTCCTGGTTGattcttctttcagtttgtgCGTGTAGATAAACACAGTCCATCACAGACTAGTTCCTGCAGAGGAgctgattttttgctttatttttaaagacccCTCAAAAATGCTTCAGACGGTACGCTGATGGATGACAACCAAAATGAGTGGGGTGATGAGGAGACCTTGGACACCAAGAAGTTCAGGGTAAGCTCACTGCCACAttccctttctgtgctgcaagtCCTCACTCGCTGGGTTTTGTCACAGAAGGAGCTGAGCGCTGTcgaaggcagcagagcagcagagggacCCTCGGAGGCCCGGTCTGCGCTacacattgctgctgctgctggctcctttGCAAACCTGCGTGTGACAAACACACCTTTGAGACTTGCAGAGCTTTCCACGCTAGAGCTcaccccctcctcccaccctggTTTGTGCGCTTTGCTCAGTGCTCATTTCCCACCGTCATTCCTCAGTTCGAGGAGCAGGCGATGCTGCCTGACACGGATGATCAGACGGATCACAGGCAGTGGACCCAGCAGCACCTGGATGCTGCTGACCTGCGCATATCCTCCATGGCGCCTACTCCACCACAGGGGGAAATCGATGCAGACTGTATGGATGTCAACGTCAGAGGTCCTGGTAAGGTGGACTCCTTTCAATTCTGTACTGCCTGTCAGCTAATCTGAAATCCTCCCTTACCCCCTGCAGATGAGCAGtcccaggcagccctgcctgcctctaTCGCTAGTATGGACTTGCTGCTAGACGTTCTGCATCGCATGGTTGCTGTTGTGTGTGATTTAGAGATGCACCCCAccacattttgctttccataGGATCTCTTTTGTTTAATCACTGAGATGAAAATGAGAGAATACAGAAACGGTGCCTATTAAATCATCCGGTTTATCTCTCTTCCACTTCTAGATTCCTCTCCCCCTACCAAACAGCATGTTTCACAATCtccttttcaggtttttaactAGTATTAATAGTTAATaggcttttaaattattacaaacATTTGGTCTTCCCCATGACTGTGAAATTGTtctctgaaataatgaaaatacttaaGGCTGCGCTGTACCATACTCAAGTTTGCTTTGAGCAACCTTCTTTATAAATTGCACCTTATATGTTACAGTGTGCACGCTAGCAGATGAAATAGGAAAAGCAGTGAGTGGTGAGATACCACTAAGGAATTTCAGATCTATATCAGAGGAAGGATATTCATGTTTGAAGTTTAGAACCAGTCAGGAACTCAGTCTTGATGCACCCATGAGAATAAGCATCTAACGCAGACAGGGCATCTTGCTGAGCCGCCTGCATTACAGAAGagtaaaaagccttttttcacCGAGTTCCCCTGTGCTTTCCAGATGGCTTCACTCCCCTCATGATCGCCTCATGCAGTGGAGGAGGGCTGGAGACCGGCAATAGTGAAGAGGAAGACGATGCTCCCGCCGtcatttcagatttcatttacCAAGGCGCCAGCTTACACAACCAGACTGACCGCACCGGCGAGACGGCGCTTCACCTGGCTGCCAGGTACTCCCGCTCAGACGCTGCCAAGCGCCTGCTGGAAGCTAGTGCTGATGCAAACATCCAAGATAACATGGGCAGGACACCCCTCCATGCCGCCGTCTCTGCCGATGCCCAAGGCGTCTTCCAGGTAATTGATCCTTTTGCCACCAGTCTTGGGATTTTCTGGGGGAAATACTGGTGCTGCGTGCAGAGTCAGccacacagctgagctgatCGCAGGGTCTCCAGCTTGCCCTGGTGAGGTATGGGGTGGAAGTCTTGAAAACTGAAGTCCCTGTTGTCTCAGGGCAGGGCACAGCAAAGCAACAACCCCATAGCTGCCGTCAGATGTGCACCCCCACACTGGGAGCAGGGACTGGAGGGACCAGCCTCTGGAAAGGGGGTTGTAGGGCCTGAGACCTGGAGTGTCTGCTGTCTGTCCCTCCTAATGTTTGTGATTCTTGCACTTTGACCCTTGCTGTGGCAGATCCTGATTAGGAACAGGGCAACAGATCTTGATGCCCGAATGCATGACGGCACCACTCCTCTGATCTTGGCCGCTCGCTTGGCTGTGGAGGGCATGCTGGACGATCTCATCAACTGCCACGCAGACGTCAATGCCGTGGATGATCTAGGTACTGCAGGCAATTAAAAGACAGGCTTCTTGAGAAGTGGAAGGGAAGGCCTGCCTGCTGTTACTGTTACCACTCACTAACGTGTGTTGTATTTCACATTCTTCCTCTGTAGGCAAGTCGGCACTGCActgggcagctgctgtgaaTAATGTTGAAGCCGCAGTAGTTCTCCTGAAGAATGGTGCCAATAAGGATATGCAGAACAATAAGGTAGGAGTCTCCGGGATGATGCAGGCAAAGAAAGAACCATTTGGGGAGTCTGttaaaagagtaatttttgcttaaaaagTAACAGTTTGGCACTGAGACTCCGTTCTGCTCTGAATGAAGCTGTTTGATTTAGCTCAAAGAAGCATTGTGGGATTTGGTCCTATGGGTGATACTGAGGGGATGTGCAGTGCTTGGTGAGCAGTATGATGCAGTGTTTGTGTGGCTATTGCCTTGCATTGTTCTGGGTCACTCATAGGGTTCCTGGTTTGATATCAGTACAAGGATGTCACTTAGCAGTgtaggaaaaagcagcagcaaaacctcaCCAAAGGAGAGACAGTTACTGTCTCTGCCACCCATCTGCATGGTGCTGGGCGTAGACCTCAGGATAGCATTAGCCAGGAGAATCTGTGAACTTAAACCTAACCGTCTTTGCTGGGTTTCCAGGAGGAGACCCCACTGTTCCTCGCAGCCAGAGAAGGGAGCTACGAAACCGCCAAGGTCCTGCTGGACCATTTTGCCAACCGTGACATCACGGACCACATGGACCGGCTCCCACGGGACATCGCCCAGGAGCGCATGCACCATGACATCGTGAGGCTGTTGGATGAGTACAACCTGGTGCGGAGCCCACCACTGCACAACGGCCCTTTGGGGGCACCTACGCTGTCCCCACCGCTCTGCTCTCCCAACAGCTACATTGGCAACCTGAAACCTGCCGTCCAGGGCAAGAAGGCCAGGAAGCCAAGTACCAAGGGCTTGAGCTGCAACGGCAAGGATGCCAAAGACCTCAAAGCCCGGAGGAAAAAGTCACAAGATGGAAAAGGATGTCTGCTGGACAATTCCAGTGTGTTGTCTCCAGTGGACTCCCTGGAGTCGCCCCATGGGTACCTGTCAGATGTCGCCTCTCCTCCACTGATGACCTCTCCATTTCAGCAGTCGCCTTCCATGCCTCTGAATCATCTGCCAGGCATGCCTGATGCCCACATGAGCATCAACCACCTCAACATGGCGGGAAAGCAGGATATGGCCATGGGAAACTCCAGCAGGATGGCCTTCGATTCGGTGCCGCCGCGTCTCTCTCACCTCCCCGTCTCTAGCCCCAGCACAGTGATGAGCAATGCCCCGATGAATTTCTCTGTCGGCGGAGCGGCCGGTCTGAACGGGCAGTGTGACTGGCTCACCAGGCTGCAGAACGGCATGGTCCAGAATCAGTACAACCCCATGAGAGGCAACATGCAACCAGGGGCCCATCAGCAGACGCAAAACCTTCAACACGGTATGATGACCTCCCTGCACAATGGCTTGCCCACCACAAGCTTGTCGCAGATGATGAGCTACCAGGCCATGCCCAACACTCGGCTGGCTTCCCAGCCTCACCTgatgcagagccagcagctacagcagatgcagcagcaacagctccagcagcaaaacatgcagccgcagcagcagccacagcaaccccagcagcaaccacagcagcagcaaccacaGCAGCATCACAACCCCAGTTCCAGTGCGAGCGGTCACATTGGCCAGAATTTCCTCGGTACCGAGCTGAGCCAGCCCGACATGCAGCCGGTGAGCAGCAGTACCATGGCAGTCCACACGATCCTGCCTCAAGATTCCCAGATGCTGCCCACGTCTCTGCCATCCTCCCTTGCCCAGCCCATGACCACCACGCAGTTTCTAACTCCACCTTCCCAGCACAGTTATTCCTCCCCCTTGGACAACAcccccagccaccagctccaggTGCCCGACCACCCTTTCCTAACGCCATCTCCGGAGTCACCGGACCAGTGGTCCAGCTCATCTCCTCACTCCAACGTGTCCGACTGGTCCGAGGGCATCTCCAGCCCTCCCACGAGTATGCAGTCACAGATGGGACACATCCCTGAAGCCTTCAAGTAAAAGACAGTGTTTCATAGACACTGATGCTCAGTGGGAGTTAGAAGCTTGaggaaatcttttttaaaaggacactGGATGCTTTCATTAAAGGatcctttttaaatatgtttttataaaaaaataaaaagacaaattaattcctttttttttagtatttatttatgtactttttattttacatgaaaacactgcctttttatttatatgttctATTGTTAAGAACTCGATGTGGGATACCAGTTGTGTTTCAAGAAATCAAAAAATTAGGTTTTTGTAGGacattcttttttgtttgggggggttCATTGTGTTTGATTTGAGAGGAAATGTTTATGTAAAGCTATAAGCAGTGATTTGTGATTCTGAAATgccattaatttattttttttctctttcaactCAGAAAGAgaggtgagaaagaaaaggggaaggaaaaattgACTAAAAATACCACTccttagggggaaaaaaattaagtgtgaacagatttttgaaatgtactttaaaatgtttcctttgttaTTATAACTGAGAGGACATTTTATGGTACCAGTCATGAATCTTTGTTTAAATTTCAGTATTATATAGTTGTACATTTGCCTTGATAATAAGAACTTTTGTTCTCtcttgtttttatatatataaaaaaatatatatttaaatgatttttatgatcttaaaaaaaagtaatcaggATTATAGACCTGTAAGAACAGGATCTAAgctaaaaaagaacaaacaaacctACAAAACATGAATACCGTCCCCCACCAAAAAGAAGTCTATTTGCCAAACTTTCAAGAGGGCAAGCCCATAACTATGGAGTATATACCAAACGCATAACTATACACAACGGAGacttaattttactttgaatatctttactgttttttgtttttgtgtttgcatttgaGTAActgtttaagaaataaatgccAATATAAACTTGTAAACCACATCCTTATTTTAAGGATGGCCTGCCTATTTTAAAGAAGGCGTGTCTATTAATGCAGACAACCTGAGTGAGATTACAAAGCATTATAACACTGCCACCACGAAGTACTCGCCCGTCTCCAGCTCCTCTGGCAGCGCAGTTGCTGGGTGCTCAGTGGAAAGTGCTGCCAGTTTTGGTCGGATGCTGAACTGGGTAAACAGGAGGGCGAAGGACAGCACAGCCGAGTCTGTGCTGTGAAACGTTAACATTTTGTTCTTGTTAGTCTGGAGTGatcatctttttttatattgatGTACACTCTTTCTGTGTATCATGTAAAATATAGTATAAGCCTGTGGCAGATTTAATGtttgtaaatatgttttttttaagaaaaggtggattttgtttcaaaaatctAAATGAGCAAGTCTTAAATATATCATAAATATATCACCTTATAGAGGTGTTGGAATATCACTCACTCGGGTGCAAAGGCAAGCAGACACGCTAAGTCTAGATATGTGTATGGGGCAGGCAAATAGCATTTAATCAGGAAAACCTGAGAAAaggtttccttttcctcattccttTTTATTAGAACACCAAATAAAATGGATATTTCTCAAGGCACAGCGCCTTGCTGAGCACTCGTCTTAGTTAACATTTCAGACCATTGTTATTGTGACATGCCTGAGTGATAAAAACATCACGTGGTGTTGAATCTTCCTATGTTTTATAAACTAGAGTGTAGTTTAAGAAAAGATATCTTCTGTAATAAAGTTATCTACATGCAAAGTTGTAGTTTGcaaaaatgatgtattttttttggttaaCTGATTTGCAATAAATGATGCTTCTGGGCATCTAGATTTTACTAAAACTGGAACTTCAGTGTTTTTGTTACAGAATGGTTGAAATCTGGGCTTGATACCT
Proteins encoded in this region:
- the NOTCH1 gene encoding neurogenic locus notch homolog protein 1 isoform X1, with product MERLLAPGLLVLLLPALTRGEGRRDGPRTGRPGPAGSLPRAGPGAAGGPSPAGHGLRCTQLAESCLNGGKCETFLNGTEVCQCSNAYMGERCQLPNPCLSSPCKNAGTCTAVVHGSTVDYTCACRLGFTDELCLTPRDNVCLSNPCRNGGTCDLLTLSEYKCRCPPGWSGKTCQQADPCASNPCANGGQCVPFEAHYICRCTAGFHGANCKQDINECNISPPVCKNGGSCTNEVGTYQCSCKPAYTGQNCEHLYVPCNPSPCQNGGTCRQIGDTTYDCTCLPGFTGQNCEENINDCPGNNCKNGGTCVDGVNTYNCQCPPEWTGQYCTEDVDECQLMPNACQNGGTCHNNHGGYNCVCVNGWTGEDCSENIDDCAMAACFHGATCHDRVASFYCECPHGRTGLLCHLDDACISNPCNEGSNCDTNPVNGKAICTCPSGYMGPACNQDVDECSLGANPCEHAGKCINTQGSFQCQCLQGYSGPRCEIDVNECLSNPCQNDATCLDQIGEFQCICMPGYEGVYCEINTDECASSPCLHNGNCLDKINEFHCECPTGFNGHLCQFDIDECASTPCKNGAKCVDGPNTYSCECTEGFSGAHCEIDIDECNPDPCHYGTCKDSIATFTCLCQPGYTGHRCDININECQSQPCKNGGTCQDRNNAYNCLCLKGTTGPNCEINLDDCASSPCDYGKCIDKINGYECTCEPGYTGRMCNINIDECSSNPCHNGGTCKDGINGFTCLCPEGFHDPKCLSEVNECNSNPCIHGKCHDGLNGYRCDCDPGWSGTNCDINNNECESNPCMNGGTCKDMTSGYICTCREGFSGPNCQTNINECASNPCLNQGTCIDDVAGYTCNCLLPYTGATCEDVLAPCAGAPCKNGGECRESEDYKSFSCSCPSGWQGQTCEIDINECVKSPCRNGATCQNTNGSYRCACRTGFTGRNCDTDIDDCKPNPCHNGGSCSDGVGTFFCECLAGFRGPKCEEDINECASNPCKNGANCTDCVNSYTCTCPSGFSGIHCENNTPDCTESSCFNGGTCVDGINTFTCVCLPGFTGSYCEHDINECDSKPCLNGGTCQDSYGTYKCTCPQGYTGLNCQNLVRWCESSPCKNGGKCWQTNNLYRCECNSGWTGVYCDVPSVSCEVAAKQQGIDVAHLCRNSGLCVDTGNTHFCRCQAGYTGSYCEEQVDECSPNPCQNGATCTDYLGGYSCECVAGYHGVNCSEEINECLSHPCQNGGTCIDLINTYKCSCPRGTQGVHCEINVDDCSPFFDPVTLGPKCFNNGKCTDRVGGYSCICPPGFVGERCEGDVNECLSNPCDARGTQNCVQRVNDYKCECRPGYAGRRCDTVVDGCKGKPCRNGGTCAVASNTGRGFICKCPPGFVGATCENDSRTCGNLHCLNGGTCISIHKSSKCMCMPAFTGPECQYPASSPCTSNPCYNGGTCEFFSDASPYYRCNCPANFNGLNCHILDFDFQGGIGQDIIPPKIEEKCEIAVCAGYAGNKICDGKCNNHACGWDGGDCSLNFNDPWKNCSQSLQCWKYFNDGKCDSQCNNAGCLYDGFDCQKYEGQCNPLYDQYCKDHFSDGHCDQGCNNFECEWDGLDCANNMPEKLADGTLVVVVLITPENLKNNSFNFLRELSRVLHTNVVFKKNPKGEYMIFPYYGNEEELKKHYIKRSTEDWSDMSSAIINKVKSSIYSRAGRRQKRELDQMDIRGSIVYLEIDNRQCIQSSSQCFQSATDVAAFLGALASLGNLNIPYKIEAVKSETAEPTKNSQLYPMYVVVAALVLLAFIGLGVLVSRKRRREHGQLWFPEGFKVTESSKKKRREPLGEDSVGLKPLKNASDGTLMDDNQNEWGDEETLDTKKFRFEEQAMLPDTDDQTDHRQWTQQHLDAADLRISSMAPTPPQGEIDADCMDVNVRGPDGFTPLMIASCSGGGLETGNSEEEDDAPAVISDFIYQGASLHNQTDRTGETALHLAARYSRSDAAKRLLEASADANIQDNMGRTPLHAAVSADAQGVFQILIRNRATDLDARMHDGTTPLILAARLAVEGMLDDLINCHADVNAVDDLGKSALHWAAAVNNVEAAVVLLKNGANKDMQNNKEETPLFLAAREGSYETAKVLLDHFANRDITDHMDRLPRDIAQERMHHDIVRLLDEYNLVRSPPLHNGPLGAPTLSPPLCSPNSYIGNLKPAVQGKKARKPSTKGLSCNGKDAKDLKARRKKSQDGKGCLLDNSSVLSPVDSLESPHGYLSDVASPPLMTSPFQQSPSMPLNHLPGMPDAHMSINHLNMAGKQDMAMGNSSRMAFDSVPPRLSHLPVSSPSTVMSNAPMNFSVGGAAGLNGQCDWLTRLQNGMVQNQYNPMRGNMQPGAHQQTQNLQHGMMTSLHNGLPTTSLSQMMSYQAMPNTRLASQPHLMQSQQLQQMQQQQLQQQNMQPQQQPQQPQQQPQQQQPQQHHNPSSSASGHIGQNFLGTELSQPDMQPVSSSTMAVHTILPQDSQMLPTSLPSSLAQPMTTTQFLTPPSQHSYSSPLDNTPSHQLQVPDHPFLTPSPESPDQWSSSSPHSNVSDWSEGISSPPTSMQSQMGHIPEAFK